In a genomic window of Sutcliffiella sp. FSL R7-0096:
- the hrcA gene encoding heat-inducible transcriptional repressor HrcA, producing the protein MLTERQLLVLQVIIDDFIRSAQPVGSRTLSKKDEISFSSATIRNEMADLEELGFVEKTHTSSGRVPSEKGYRYYVDHLLSPERLTKQDVFEIKSIFREQIYELEKTVQKSAQILSDLTKYTSIVLGPGVRDHRLKNLQIIPINPEQAVAIIVTDTGHVENRMFSFPASMDSSDIQKMVNILNERLVGVPLSELINKLYKEVATLLRSHIGNYENILQSLSSTLYMEEKDKVFFGGKTNMLAQPEFNDINKIRSLMLLIDQGKDLSQHIRAKEAGIHIKIGSENNIPGMEGCSIISASYSIGPEQLGTIALLGPTRMEYSRVVSLLQLVSSDLSQAVNKLYQKD; encoded by the coding sequence GTGCTTACAGAACGACAGTTGTTAGTATTGCAAGTCATAATTGACGACTTTATCCGATCTGCACAACCTGTTGGCTCCAGAACGCTCTCCAAGAAAGATGAAATCTCGTTCAGCTCTGCCACTATCAGAAATGAGATGGCAGATTTGGAAGAATTAGGATTCGTAGAAAAAACACACACTTCTTCAGGAAGGGTTCCATCGGAAAAGGGGTACCGCTATTATGTGGACCACTTGCTTTCTCCGGAAAGGCTTACGAAGCAGGATGTGTTTGAAATTAAATCCATCTTTCGCGAGCAAATATATGAATTGGAAAAAACCGTCCAAAAATCTGCACAGATTCTTTCTGATCTGACCAAGTACACTTCCATTGTCCTTGGGCCGGGAGTAAGGGATCACAGACTTAAAAACCTGCAGATCATTCCCATCAATCCGGAACAAGCGGTTGCAATCATCGTGACGGATACAGGACATGTCGAAAACCGCATGTTTTCTTTTCCGGCCAGCATGGATTCATCCGATATCCAAAAGATGGTCAATATCTTAAATGAACGTCTAGTGGGGGTACCACTGTCAGAGCTGATCAATAAGCTATATAAGGAAGTGGCAACACTCTTAAGATCTCATATCGGGAACTATGAAAACATTCTCCAATCCTTGAGCTCCACTTTATATATGGAAGAAAAGGATAAGGTGTTTTTTGGAGGCAAAACGAATATGCTTGCCCAACCCGAGTTTAATGATATCAATAAGATACGTTCATTGATGCTGTTGATTGATCAAGGCAAGGACTTGTCCCAGCATATTCGCGCGAAAGAAGCAGGTATCCATATTAAGATAGGCAGTGAAAATAACATTCCGGGTATGGAAGGCTGCAGTATTATTTCTGCAAGCTATTCCATCGGACCAGAACAGCTTGGTACGATCGCTTTGCTCGGTCCGACCAGAATGGAATATTCCCGTGTGGTCAGTCTCTTGCAACTTGTCAGTTCCGACCTTTCACAGGCGGTCAATAAACTGTATCAAAAGGACTGA
- the hemW gene encoding radical SAM family heme chaperone HemW codes for MIKSAYIHIPFCEHICHYCDFNKVFLKNQPVDEYLAYMDTEMKNTIEKYPASGLQTIFVGGGTPTALNEKQLSFLLDSVQKHFPVKPEMEYTFEANPGDLSLEKLRLLKEGGVNRLSFGVQSFNDDLLKRIGRSHRKADVFKSIEHAREAGFENISIDLIYSLPDQTVADFKETLHTAFSLEMEHYSAYSLIIEPKTVFYNLMNKGKLPLPTQEEEAEMYEVLLDEMAKNGYQQYEISNFAKEGYESRHNITYWDNEFYYGIGAGAHGYLDGVRIANHGPLKKYMDAIEETKFPYKEQHDVTKTERMEEEMFLGLRKSEGVSCSTFKRKFGEELLVIFKDAIAENLEKGLLEHVNGHIRLTRKGKFLGNEVFQAFIGAI; via the coding sequence ATGATTAAATCAGCCTATATCCATATCCCATTTTGTGAACACATTTGTCACTACTGTGATTTCAATAAAGTATTCTTGAAAAATCAACCAGTAGATGAATACTTGGCATACATGGATACAGAAATGAAAAATACGATAGAAAAATACCCTGCCTCAGGACTCCAAACCATTTTTGTCGGCGGGGGGACACCTACTGCATTAAATGAAAAACAATTATCCTTTTTGCTTGATTCCGTGCAAAAGCATTTTCCAGTAAAACCCGAAATGGAATATACATTCGAAGCCAACCCTGGTGACCTATCGCTGGAAAAACTTCGCCTCCTAAAAGAGGGTGGGGTCAACAGGCTCAGTTTCGGAGTGCAAAGCTTTAATGATGATCTTTTGAAAAGGATAGGCAGGTCTCATAGAAAAGCGGATGTTTTTAAATCAATTGAACATGCGAGAGAAGCAGGTTTTGAAAATATCAGTATCGATTTAATTTACAGTCTTCCAGATCAAACAGTAGCTGATTTCAAGGAAACTTTGCACACGGCCTTTTCCTTAGAGATGGAACACTATTCTGCCTATTCCTTGATTATCGAACCCAAAACGGTTTTCTATAACCTGATGAACAAAGGGAAGCTCCCTTTACCAACACAAGAAGAAGAAGCGGAAATGTATGAAGTGCTATTGGATGAGATGGCGAAGAACGGTTATCAGCAATACGAAATCTCCAATTTTGCAAAAGAAGGTTATGAAAGCAGACACAATATTACCTATTGGGATAACGAATTCTATTATGGGATTGGCGCAGGTGCCCACGGTTATTTAGATGGTGTGCGAATTGCCAATCACGGACCGCTTAAAAAGTATATGGATGCAATAGAAGAAACTAAGTTTCCATATAAAGAGCAACATGATGTAACAAAAACAGAGAGAATGGAAGAAGAGATGTTCCTTGGGCTTCGAAAGAGTGAGGGAGTTTCTTGCTCCACATTCAAGAGGAAATTTGGAGAAGAGTTGCTGGTTATTTTCAAAGATGCTATTGCTGAAAATCTAGAAAAGGGCCTCTTAGAGCACGTGAATGGCCACATCCGACTTACGAGAAAAGGGAAATTTCTCGGTAATGAAGTTTTTCAGGCTTTTATTGGTGCGATCTGA
- the lepA gene encoding translation elongation factor 4 — MMNREERLKRQSKIRNFSIIAHIDHGKSTLADRILEKTSALTQREMKNQLLDSMDLERERGITIKLNAVQLRYKANDGEEYIFHLIDTPGHVDFTYEVSRSLAACEGAVLVVDAAQGIEAQTLANVYLALDNELEIMPVINKIDLPSAEPERVRQEIEDVIGLDASDAVLASAKAGIGIGEILEQVVEKIPAPQGDPEAPLKALIFDSLFDPYRGVVAYIRIVEGTVKVGDKIRMMATGKEFEVNEVGVFTPKAVQLDELTVGDVGFLSASIKNVGDTRVGDTITHAKNRAAEPLPGYRKLNPMVFCGLYPIDSAKFNDLREALEKLELNDSALQYEPETSQALGFGFRCGFLGLLHMEIIQERIEREFNIDLITTAPSVIYHVHLTDGEELRVDNPSNMPDPQSIDRVEEPYVKATIMVPNDYVGAVMELCQEKRGNFIDMQYLDDIRVSVIYEIPLAEIVYDFFDALKSNTKGYASFDYELIGYKPSHLVKMDILLNAEKVDALSFIVHRDSAYERGKIIVEKLKELIPRQQFEVPIQATIGQKVVARSNIKAMRKNVLAKCYGGDISRKRKLLDKQKEGKKRMKQVGSVEVPQEAFMAVLKMDDNANKKQ, encoded by the coding sequence ATAATGAACAGAGAAGAACGGTTAAAACGACAATCAAAGATAAGAAACTTTTCAATCATTGCCCATATTGACCATGGGAAATCAACTTTAGCAGACCGAATATTGGAAAAAACGTCTGCATTGACACAAAGGGAAATGAAGAATCAGTTGCTTGATTCCATGGACCTTGAACGTGAACGTGGGATCACCATTAAATTGAATGCCGTTCAATTACGATATAAAGCTAATGATGGCGAAGAATATATTTTCCACCTTATCGATACACCTGGACATGTCGATTTTACATACGAGGTTTCCAGAAGCTTGGCTGCCTGTGAAGGGGCGGTACTTGTAGTCGATGCGGCACAGGGTATTGAAGCCCAGACATTAGCCAATGTGTATTTGGCACTTGATAATGAACTAGAGATCATGCCTGTCATTAATAAAATTGACCTTCCAAGTGCAGAGCCTGAGAGGGTTCGCCAAGAAATTGAGGATGTAATTGGACTTGATGCTTCTGATGCTGTCCTGGCAAGTGCCAAGGCTGGTATTGGAATCGGTGAGATCTTGGAGCAGGTAGTAGAAAAGATCCCTGCACCTCAAGGCGATCCGGAAGCACCATTGAAAGCGTTGATTTTTGATAGCCTGTTCGACCCTTACCGAGGGGTGGTTGCCTATATCCGTATCGTGGAAGGGACCGTAAAAGTTGGAGACAAAATCCGTATGATGGCTACTGGAAAAGAGTTTGAGGTTAATGAGGTCGGGGTGTTCACGCCAAAAGCTGTGCAGCTTGATGAGCTGACCGTTGGAGATGTTGGTTTCCTGTCTGCATCCATCAAAAATGTTGGAGACACGCGTGTCGGTGATACTATCACTCATGCGAAAAATAGAGCTGCAGAACCTCTTCCTGGTTACCGTAAATTAAACCCAATGGTGTTCTGTGGATTATATCCAATCGACTCTGCAAAATTCAATGATTTGCGTGAAGCCCTTGAAAAACTTGAACTAAACGACTCTGCGCTTCAATATGAGCCGGAAACATCCCAAGCATTAGGCTTTGGTTTCCGTTGCGGATTCCTTGGTTTGCTCCACATGGAAATCATTCAAGAACGTATCGAGCGTGAATTTAATATTGATTTAATTACAACAGCACCATCCGTTATCTATCATGTACATTTGACAGATGGCGAGGAATTGCGAGTGGACAATCCCTCTAACATGCCAGATCCTCAGTCCATCGATCGAGTGGAAGAGCCATATGTAAAAGCTACAATCATGGTACCGAATGATTACGTTGGGGCAGTTATGGAATTGTGCCAAGAAAAGCGTGGAAACTTCATTGACATGCAGTACTTGGATGATATTCGCGTCAGCGTAATTTATGAAATTCCATTAGCGGAAATTGTTTATGATTTCTTCGATGCGTTGAAATCCAATACAAAAGGTTATGCATCATTTGATTATGAACTAATTGGTTACAAACCTTCGCATCTTGTTAAAATGGACATCCTGCTTAACGCTGAGAAGGTTGATGCCCTTTCCTTTATCGTTCACCGAGATTCTGCTTATGAGCGTGGGAAAATCATTGTGGAAAAGCTAAAGGAACTTATTCCAAGACAGCAATTCGAGGTACCAATCCAAGCGACCATTGGTCAGAAAGTTGTTGCAAGGTCAAACATCAAAGCTATGCGTAAAAACGTTCTTGCAAAATGTTACGGAGGAGACATCTCCCGTAAACGTAAGCTTTTAGATAAGCAAAAAGAAGGTAAAAAACGCATGAAGCAAGTTGGTTCTGTAGAAGTACCGCAAGAAGCATTTATGGCAGTACTGAAAATGGACGACAATGCCAACAAAAAACAATAA
- a CDS encoding DUF3679 domain-containing protein, which produces MKRFMVKCLFISLVLFLGVLLGMQQANEGMRKMKGYDDPAFSGQAFHVAETTEGINGTILGRQINSQDMKEKQEKLEGIKAYNVFSSAGKKLADGMSGMMSGIFNKVQDTIEEKTEE; this is translated from the coding sequence ATGAAAAGATTTATGGTCAAATGTTTATTTATTTCTCTGGTGCTATTTCTTGGAGTGCTTTTAGGGATGCAACAGGCAAATGAAGGAATGCGGAAAATGAAGGGATACGATGATCCGGCTTTTAGTGGCCAAGCTTTCCATGTGGCTGAAACGACAGAGGGAATTAATGGCACCATCCTCGGACGCCAGATAAATTCTCAGGATATGAAAGAGAAGCAGGAAAAGTTGGAAGGCATTAAAGCTTATAACGTATTCTCTTCTGCAGGAAAGAAACTGGCAGATGGCATGTCAGGCATGATGAGCGGGATTTTCAATAAAGTGCAGGATACGATAGAGGAAAAAACGGAAGAATGA